In Paroedura picta isolate Pp20150507F chromosome 12, Ppicta_v3.0, whole genome shotgun sequence, one DNA window encodes the following:
- the SLC25A25 gene encoding mitochondrial adenyl nucleotide antiporter SLC25A25 isoform X5, translating into MLCLCLYMPAFGESQAEFEYFESKGLPAKLKTIFRLSLFIPSQEFSTYRQWKQKIVKAGDKDLDGQLDFEEFVHYLQDHEKKLRLVFKSLDKKNDGRIDAQEIVQSLRDLGVKISEQQAEKILKSMDKNGTMMIDWNEWRDYHLLHPVENIPEIILYWKHSTIFDVGENLTVPDEFTVEERQTGMWWRHLVAGGGAGAVSRTCTAPLDRLKVLMQVHASRNNNMCIVGGFTQMIREGGPRSLWRGNGINVLKIAPESAIKFMAYEQIKRLIGTDQEVLRIHERLVAGSLAGAIAQSSIYPMEVLKTRMALRKTGQYLGMLDCAKNILAKEGMAAFYKGYVPNMLGIIPYAGIDLAVYETLKNTWLQRYAVNSADPGVFVLLACGTMSSTCGQLASYPLALVRTRMQAQASIEGAPQVTMSGLFKHILKTEGAFGLYRGLAPNFMKVIPAVSISYVVYENLKMTLGVQSR; encoded by the exons ATGCTTTGCCTCTGCCTTTACATGCCGGCTTTTGGCGAGTCCCAGGCAGAATTTGAGTACTTTGAGTCGAAAGGACTGCCTGCTAAACTCAAGACCATCTTCAGACTGAGCCTCTTTATTCCTTCCCAGGAATTCTCTACCTATCGCCAGTGGAAGCAG AAAATTGTAAAAGCTGGAGACAAGGACCTGGATGGGCAGCTGGACTTTGAGGAGTTTGTTCACTACCTCCAAGACCACGAAAAGAAACTGAGGCTAGTTTTCAAGAGTCTCGACAAAAAGAATGATG GTCGCATTGATGCACAGGAGATTGTGCAGTCCCTTCGGGATCTGGGAGTCAAGATCTCTGAACAGCAGGCAGAAAAAATTCTCAAGAG CATGGATAAGAATGGGACGATGATGATAGACTGGAATGAGTGGCGTGACTATCATTTGCTGCACCCTGTGGAGAACATTCCGGAGATCATCTTGTACTGGAAGCATTCTACG ATATTTGACGTGGGAGAGAACCTGACAGTACCAGATGAGTTCACAGTAGAAGAGAGGCAGACGGGGATGTGGTGGCGACACCTTGTTGCAGGTGGAGGTGCGGGAGCTGTGTCTCGAACCTGTACTGCTCCCTTGGACCGCTTAAAAGTGCTTATGCAG GTCCATGCATCTCGGAACAACAACATGTGCATTGTCGGTGGCTTCACCCAGATGATCAGGGAGGGTGGCCCGAGGTCGCTTTGGCGAGGGAATGGGATCAACGTCTTGAAGATAGCTCCAGAGTCTGCCATTAAATTCATGGCCTATGAGCAG ATCAAGCGCTTAATTGGCACTGACCAGGAGGTGCTGAGGATTCATGAGAGACTCGTAGCAGGTTCGCTGGCAGGAGCCATTGCACAGAGCAGCATCTACCCCATGGAG GTTCTGAAGACTCGAATGGCTCTGCGCAAGACCGGGCAGTACTTGGGCATGCTGGACTGTGCCAAGAACATCCTTGCGAAAGAAGGAATGGCTGCTTTCTACAAAGGCTACGTCCCCAATATGCTCGGGATCATTCCGTACGCTGGCATTGACCTAGCAGTATATGAA ACTTTAAAAAACACCTGGCTGCAACGTTATGCCGTAAACAGTGCTGACCCTGGGGTGTTCGTTCTGCTGGCCTGTGGTACCATGTCAAGTACCTGTGGGCAGCTGGCCAGTTATCCTCTGGCCCTAGTGCGGACGCGCATGCAAGCTCAAG CTTCGATTGAAGGAGCGCCACAGGTGACAATGAGCGGGCTCTTCAAGCACATCTTGAAGACGGAGGGAGCTTTCGGCCTCTACCGCGGCCTGGCCCCCAACTTCATGAAGGTGATACCGGCAGTGAGCATCAGCTACGTGGTCTACGAGAACCTGAAGATGACGCTGGGTGTGCAGTCCCGATGA
- the SLC25A25 gene encoding mitochondrial adenyl nucleotide antiporter SLC25A25 isoform X4, whose protein sequence is MLCLCLYMPAFGESQAEFEYFESKGLPAKLKTIFRLSLFIPSQEFSTYRQWKQKIVKAGDKDLDGQLDFEEFVHYLQDHEKKLRLVFKSLDKKNDGRIDAQEIVQSLRDLGVKISEQQAEKILKRIRMGHFWGPVTYMDKNGTMMIDWNEWRDYHLLHPVENIPEIILYWKHSTIFDVGENLTVPDEFTVEERQTGMWWRHLVAGGGAGAVSRTCTAPLDRLKVLMQVHASRNNNMCIVGGFTQMIREGGPRSLWRGNGINVLKIAPESAIKFMAYEQIKRLIGTDQEVLRIHERLVAGSLAGAIAQSSIYPMEVLKTRMALRKTGQYLGMLDCAKNILAKEGMAAFYKGYVPNMLGIIPYAGIDLAVYETLKNTWLQRYAVNSADPGVFVLLACGTMSSTCGQLASYPLALVRTRMQAQASIEGAPQVTMSGLFKHILKTEGAFGLYRGLAPNFMKVIPAVSISYVVYENLKMTLGVQSR, encoded by the exons ATGCTTTGCCTCTGCCTTTACATGCCGGCTTTTGGCGAGTCCCAGGCAGAATTTGAGTACTTTGAGTCGAAAGGACTGCCTGCTAAACTCAAGACCATCTTCAGACTGAGCCTCTTTATTCCTTCCCAGGAATTCTCTACCTATCGCCAGTGGAAGCAG AAAATTGTAAAAGCTGGAGACAAGGACCTGGATGGGCAGCTGGACTTTGAGGAGTTTGTTCACTACCTCCAAGACCACGAAAAGAAACTGAGGCTAGTTTTCAAGAGTCTCGACAAAAAGAATGATG GTCGCATTGATGCACAGGAGATTGTGCAGTCCCTTCGGGATCTGGGAGTCAAGATCTCTGAACAGCAGGCAGAAAAAATTCTCAAGAG AATAAGGATGGGGCACTTCTGGGGTCCTGTCACATA CATGGATAAGAATGGGACGATGATGATAGACTGGAATGAGTGGCGTGACTATCATTTGCTGCACCCTGTGGAGAACATTCCGGAGATCATCTTGTACTGGAAGCATTCTACG ATATTTGACGTGGGAGAGAACCTGACAGTACCAGATGAGTTCACAGTAGAAGAGAGGCAGACGGGGATGTGGTGGCGACACCTTGTTGCAGGTGGAGGTGCGGGAGCTGTGTCTCGAACCTGTACTGCTCCCTTGGACCGCTTAAAAGTGCTTATGCAG GTCCATGCATCTCGGAACAACAACATGTGCATTGTCGGTGGCTTCACCCAGATGATCAGGGAGGGTGGCCCGAGGTCGCTTTGGCGAGGGAATGGGATCAACGTCTTGAAGATAGCTCCAGAGTCTGCCATTAAATTCATGGCCTATGAGCAG ATCAAGCGCTTAATTGGCACTGACCAGGAGGTGCTGAGGATTCATGAGAGACTCGTAGCAGGTTCGCTGGCAGGAGCCATTGCACAGAGCAGCATCTACCCCATGGAG GTTCTGAAGACTCGAATGGCTCTGCGCAAGACCGGGCAGTACTTGGGCATGCTGGACTGTGCCAAGAACATCCTTGCGAAAGAAGGAATGGCTGCTTTCTACAAAGGCTACGTCCCCAATATGCTCGGGATCATTCCGTACGCTGGCATTGACCTAGCAGTATATGAA ACTTTAAAAAACACCTGGCTGCAACGTTATGCCGTAAACAGTGCTGACCCTGGGGTGTTCGTTCTGCTGGCCTGTGGTACCATGTCAAGTACCTGTGGGCAGCTGGCCAGTTATCCTCTGGCCCTAGTGCGGACGCGCATGCAAGCTCAAG CTTCGATTGAAGGAGCGCCACAGGTGACAATGAGCGGGCTCTTCAAGCACATCTTGAAGACGGAGGGAGCTTTCGGCCTCTACCGCGGCCTGGCCCCCAACTTCATGAAGGTGATACCGGCAGTGAGCATCAGCTACGTGGTCTACGAGAACCTGAAGATGACGCTGGGTGTGCAGTCCCGATGA